The following DNA comes from Geobacter sp..
TGCCGGGGACAGAATTTTGGAAAACGTCCCCAGGTAGATGATGTTGCCGTCCGGCCGCAGCCCTTGCAAGGAGGGAATCGGTTTACCGTGGTAGCGGAGCTCGCTGTCGTAATCGTCTTCGAGGATCAGCCTGTTGCCCGACTCCGCCCAGTCGATCAGGTTCAGCCGGTTGGCAATCGGCATGACGCAGCCAAGGGGGAGCTGATGGGAAGGGGTGACGTAGGCGATGCTACAGTCACTGGCCCTGAGCATCTCAAGGTCGATCCCGCTCGGCCCGACGGCTATCGGGACGACCCGGAACGCATTGTTGCTGAAGACCGCGCGCGGCAGGTGGTAACCGGGATTTTCCACCGCGACTGCTGCGTGGTCTGCCCGCAGCACGTGCGCCACGATATCCAGGCCCTGTTGCAGCCCCGCGCAGATGACGATCTGATCCGGCTCGCAGAGCACGCCCCGGGAGCGTTCCAGGTAGCGCTGGATGGTGAGGCGCAAGCCCCAATCCCCCTGGGGATCGCCGTACCCGGTCAGCTCGCGGGAGCTCCCGCGCAGGCACTCCAGGAAGCAGGTGCGCCAGAGCGCCGCGGGGAAGCTGGCAGGGTCGAGACGGGCAGGATGGAAATCGTAGGTGTAGGCTGGCGAAGGGTGCGGAAGGCGGCCTTGTTTTGTGCGGGGTTTCCGGGTGACGGCTTCATGATCCAACGCCGACACAAAATAGCCGCTGCGCTGCCTGCTATAGATATACCCTTCCGCGTACAGCTCGTGGTAGGCCCCTTCGACGGTATTGCGGCTGGTCGACAGCTCGGCTGCCAGATCCCTGACCGACGGGAGCTTGGTATGGGCAGGCAGCTTCCCCGAGAGCACATGCTCCCGGATCTGCCGGTAGAGCTGCCGATATAACGGGGCAGTGTCGTTAGTGTCCAGAACAAACATAGAAACGTCCCATCACCGCATAGTGGCTGAAAAACCACGCAACACCATGGAGGTCGTACCGATGATTCCCGAAAAACTGCTGGAAATACTGAAACAGGACGGCATTGTTGCCATCGCCACGCTGGGCCCGGACGGGCCGCATCTGGTCAACACCTGGAACAGCTACGTCCGCATAGCCGCAGATGGCCGCCTGCTGATCCCCGCCGGCTACATGCACCGCACCGAGGCCAATATCACCGTCAACCCGGAAGTCCTGATCACCCTGGGGAGCAGCAAGGTCCAGGGTCTGCACGGTCCCGGCGCCGGCTTCCTCATCAAGGGCAAAGCGGCCTTCATAACCTCCGGACCGGATTTCGACCTGCTCAAGTCAAAATTCGACTGGTTACGCGCTACCGTGGCAGTAACGCCCGATTCCATTACTCAGACGTGGTAGGCCACACGAATCGATACCGGAGGAGAGCGCCAGCGAAACCGCAAAGATATGGATGGTGAGGTCAAACCCGACAAACGCCTTTGATGGTTCCTGAGACATATCCGTTCCCTTGGTGGAGTCTGCGGCAACATAAAAAGCCGCACCAACCAGCGCATTGCCGGCCGGTGCGGCCCTGAATCAACGGGGTGTTCCCCCTGTTGCCATTGCTTCACCTCTTCCGATGTTTTCTCAGCTACTACGGACTTTTACACCACCTCCAGCCGGTTGGCAACCGTAAATGTCATTCGCACGATCCATTCATTCAGCCGTACACCGGTGCTGTGACAGCACCACTGTACGACCCCCTCGCCCTATGTCAGTCCTGCCATACAAACTGCCACACCGCGCCGCTACTTCACCATCCACGACGCCTTGGCCGGCAGCCTGGTCCCGTCTTCCAGGGTGGCCTGGGTGAGGCTGCCCGCCTCGGCCTGGATGCAGATGAAGTAGAGGTCCTCCGCGCCCGCCTTCCAGGCCCGCTCCCCCTCCGGGGCGACCCGGATCAGGCTCCCCTCGCTAATCGGGAACTCCTCGCCGTCCACATGGAACGTTCCGCTGCCACGCAGCACGATGTAGAGCTCTTCGTTCTTCGTGTGCCTATGGACGAACGGCATCCCCTTGCCGGCCGGCAGTCGGTTGAGCGAGACCTCGCAGCCAGTGAGGCCGAGCTCTTTGCCGATGAAGTACTTGCCGTGAAACCCCATGAAATCCCGCTCCAGCAGGTTTTCCAGCGGGCCGGCATCCTCTGCCGTGAAGTTCTTTCCGGTGATGGTCATGGTCTGTCTCCTTTCGTAGCAGCCCCAAGGGGTGCTCTCTCAGTCGCGCCGGGACCCCGGCGGGATGCGCCCCTCGCAGGGGACCGCGGTCTGGCAGAGGCCGCAGCCTGTCGCCGTGACGCCATACTCCTTGGCGAGCGCGGCGATGACGGTCTTGTAGACGTAGTCCCGACAGATATCCTTGTCATGCCCCTCCCGCGACAGCGCCCCGACCGGGCAGCGGGCGATGCAGGCACCGCAGGTCCCCTCCCGGTAAAAGAGACAGTTGTGGCGGAAATGGGGAGCGGTGCGCGGCGTCGGCGTCAGAGGGAGGTCGGTGACGACACTGCCGCAGCGCTGGGCAATGCCAACGGGGGTGATCAGGCCGTCGTTCAGGCTGAAGGTGCCGAGCCCGGCGGCATAGGCGGCATGGCGCTCGGACCAGGTGGAGGCGATGCCGACCGGCGTTTCGGCGAATTCCTGCCAGGAGGGGGCCAGTTGGGGCGCCACGGCCTTGTAGCCCTGCGCCTCCAGCCAGCTCACCAGCCGTTTCCGCAGGTCGGCGTTGCACTGCTCGCCAAAGGTGCGGGTCTGCGACCAGGCGCGGGACGGGAAACGCTTTTCCGGCCGGTTGCTGGCGCGGGTCGCAGGGGTGATCGGCAGGACCCAGCTGATCACCGTGGCGGCGCGGGCCTCCGGGCCGCAGGCGGCCTGCAGCACCTCATGCGGCGTCATGTGAAAGCTGCCGATGATCCGCTTGTAGTCGGCAAAGAGCGGATCGTCGGCAGCGGCGAACCCGACCAGCGGCGCGCTGAAATAAGGCTCGGTACTGTCCGGAAAGCGGTTCAGCGGGCTTTCGGCGACACAGCGGATAATCTCGTCGCGAACCTGTTCGTCCATCCCCTCCTCCTTCCGGTCAGGCCATGAGCCGGCGGGCCGTTTCCTCGGCCTGACGGAGTATATGCTCAGGAACCGTGTCAACGCTGTTGGGGCCGATCCCGCAGGCCCGGATCAAATGGACTTCGGAGAAACCCACCCATTTCAGGAACATCTCGTAACGGGGGAAGATATCGGCGAACATCGCCTCATCCGGGTGCCCTTGCGTGAGAACGAAGACCATTTTTTTCGGGGAGAGACGGCTCGGTTGCGGACTGGTGCGGTAATCCGGGGTCAGGTAGGAGAAGGTCCGGTCGATGAACCCCTTCAGCTGGCTCGTGACCTCGCCGTAATAGACCGGAGTGGCGAGCAGTACCAGGTCTGCCTCGCTCACCGCGGCGAGCACCTCGGTCAGGTCGTCGTTCAGCACACATCTGTCGAGCTTTGTCTTGCAGACGTAACAACCCTGGCAGCCCCGATAGGCGAGACCGTTCAGCGTATATTCCGTGGTCTCGGCCCCGAGGCTTGTCGCGGTTTCCATGAACCGGCGCGCAATGGCGGTGCTGTTGCTGTTTGTACGGGGGCTTCCCAGCAGACTGACTATTTTCATCGTTTCTCCTCCGCTCCTATGTTCTTGCCGATCTCCCATGCCGTGCCGATGCTGTCGCCCAGGCCGAAGTAGCGACGGTGGGCCGAATCCCAGACGATCGGCCGCACCTTGGTGATGTCGGGGTAACCCTTGTCGCCGAGTACCGACTCGTCTGCCTTGATGTCGACGATCTCGCCGACGAACTGGGTATGCAGGCCGATCTCCAGGGTATGAAGCAGCCGGCACTCCACCACCAGCGGTGTCTCCCCCACATAGGGGGCATCCACCAGCTCGCTTCGCACCGGGGTCCAGCCGCAGGCGGCGAACTTGTCCACGTCGCGACCGGAGGCGATGCCACCGAAATCGGCCTCTGCCACCTGGGCCTGGGAAGGAATACTGACCGTGAACGCCCGGCGGGCCTCGATTGCCGCATAGCTGTGGGTGGCACGGCGAAGCGACACGGTCACGCAGGGTGGCTGGCTGCAGCAGATGCCGCCCCAGGCGGCGTTCATGAAGTTGGCCCTGCCATCGGCATCATACGTCCCGACCAGCCAGACCGGGCAGGGCATGGCCAGTGTCTTTGCTCCCATCGATTTCTTCATCGGCTCCTCCTTCGGGTGTCAGAGTTATCATCCGCATTAGACCGGTCGTCTAGCATGCGGGCAAAAAAATTTATCGCGGCCGCAGGGTGGTGGCAAAGAGGATGTCGAGGAAATCCCGCATCGGTTGCGGCGATTTCATCACCTTGGCCCGCAGGATCGCCCCTTCCCAGCCGGAAAGGATGAAGCAGGCCACCGCCTCCACGTCCATCTCCCCCAGTTCCCCCCGTGTCTGGGCCTTGCGCAGGCAGGCGGCGAACTGCGCCCGCCAGAGGGAAAAGACCTGGTCGAGCCGCTCCCGGAACCGCTCGTTCAGGTCGGCCATCTCCTGGCCGAGGTTGCCGATCAGGCACCCCCTGGTGCAGCTGTTCTGGCTGACCCGCGTCAGGCCGCTTTCGAGAAAGTTGCGGATCCGGTTGAGCGGCGTCACCTCTTCGTCCTGCAGAAAGGTTTCCAGGCGCTGGGCAAAGCGTTCGGCAAAACGGTCGATCACCGCCAGGCCGAAATCCTCCTTGCTCCGGAAATAGTGGTAGAAGGAGCCTTTCGGGACCGCGGCCTCCTTGAGGATCGCCTCGATGCCGGTGGCGTTGTAGCCCTGGCGGGAGATCAGCTCAGTGCCGATCCGGACGATTTCCGTGCGCGTGTCTTTTTTGTCCATGGGAAACGTATAGACCGATCGGTCTAGCTTGTCAACCGGAAAGCTGCAGGGATCACTCCTTTTCCGCCACCAGGTAGATCCGGTGAAAGACCAGCTCCACCCGGCCGGCGGCGTTCGCTTCCGCGACGAACGATTCCCTGATCCCCTGCAGGAGCTGCGCGGAAAAGTCCGCCGGCAGCGGCGCCGAAAAGCAGTCCTGGTTGAGATAGCCGGCAGCGGCGCCGGAGCGGAAGACATCGAGCGACTGATCGACCGTATACTCCTGCCGCTCCTCGTCAATCCGGCTGAAAGGGACCCGGAACCCTGCCTGCTCGAACAGCAGCCGGTAGTCGCCCGCTGTCTCGCGGAAATGCCAGGGGGGGCGGAAGCCGGCAAAGAGCGCATCGATCCGGGGCACCCGGCGGCAATGCTCGATTGCCCGGAGAAAGTTCGGACAATAGCTCCTCGTAGCCGGGGCCTGGATGCCGACCCGCCCCGCCGGGCGCAGCGCCCGATGAAACCGCTCCAGCACGGCGGAGGGCTGGCTGAACCACTGGAACACGGAGCTGCAGTAAAGAATATCGAATTCAGCCACGAAGGGAAGCTCGTCGGCAGACATGACCGAGAACTCGATCTCTTTGCCGGCGCAGAGCTCCCGCGACTGCCGGATCATCCCCTCGGCCGGGTCGATCCCCGCCACGCGCCCCGAGGTCAGCTCCCGCAGTTCGGTCGTCAGGTTGCCGGCGCCGCACCCCACGTCCAGTATGTCGGCATCCGGCTGGATGTCGAGCAGCTCCATGAGCTGCCTCCCTGCCGATGCCTGCACCAGGGACTTTTCCCGATAGAATGTCGAGATTGTCGAAAAATCGCTCATGATTCACCCCTTCTTCGTGCCAACGAATACCCCGATCGGCACGGTATAGACCACCGTATCACCCTGACGGCGGGGGCTTATGCCCAGCGCGTCGACGCCGATGTCTGAGACGATCATTTCCTGCAACCGCTCCGCGTCCCCTTCCCTGGGAAAGGAGGCACGCAGCTGCGCTTCCAGTTCGATCTCCACCCCATAGGCGCTCTGCCGGCAACCCGTGAGTCCAGAGCCGGCAAACAGGGCGGCGAACTCATCAGTGGTCAGCGCGTGGGTGTGGGACGGGTCGCGCAGACGCTCCAGACAATCATAAGCTTTTGCCTTTTCCGGCGCAATGGCTACATCCGCCACCAGCACCCTGCCGCCGGGACGGCAGACCCTGATCATCTCCGCCAGCACCGCGCCGGGGTTGAGAAAGTGGTGAAAGCTGTAGCGGGTTATCACCAGAGAAAAGCAGCCGTCCTCATAGGGAAGCGGCAGAACGTCGCCGACCCGCCAGAAGAGGTTGGCCAACCCCTGCTCCTGCTGGCGCTTTTCAGCCTGGGCAATCATGGCCGGCGTAATGTCTATGCCCGTGACACTGCCGCTGTGCCCGGCAAACGCACACGCCACCAGCCCCGGACCGCAGGCCACGTCGAGCACGCTGTCTCCCCGGCTCGGCCGCGCCATTGCCAGCAGCAGCTCCATGGCATCCAGGTGGCCGGGTACCTGGGCAAACGGCACGGCCTGGCGGGAAAACTGATCAATGATCTCTTCGTTATGGCTCCGACTCATGGGGTCCGCTCCTCTCCGGATATGGTACCCAAAACTATAGCTTGATTCCGAATGTCTGTCTTTCTATACTATGACAATGAGTATCGCAAAACTGACAAGATTGGCTCCGGTGGAGCTTGGCTTCCGTCTGGATCCGATGCTCCCCGTCATCCCGCTGGCCATTGAGGTCAATCCACAAAAGATGGGGTCCCGAGAGGTGGGGTGCGCGGCGGTCCACGCCCACCCGCGCGGCCAGCTGATTTACGCCAGCAGCGGCGTGATGCGGGTGATCTGCGGCCGCGACATCTGGGTGGTGCCGCCATCTCAGGCAGTCTGGGTACCCCCCAACCAAGAGCACGAGGTCTATTTCCCCGGCAATGTGGCCCTACGCAGCCTCTTCGTCGACCCGTCGGCAATCGCCGGTCTACCGCAGCAGTGTACCGTGCTGAAGGTAACGTCGCTCCTGCGGGAGCTGATCCTGGCGGCAGTGCGGGTGGGGGAGCGGTATGAGCCCGACGGTGTCGGCTGGCGGCTGATGCAGGTGCTGCTGGACGAGCTGCGGCAGGCAGAATCGACTCCGCTGCACCTGCCGATGGCGCAGGACGAACGGGTCATGCGGGTGATCGAAGCGTTGCTGCAGAATCCGGGCGACCCGCGTGACTTGAGGGACTGGGGGAACATGGCCGGTGCCAGCAGCCGGACCCTGGCGCGCCTGTTCATCAGCGAGACCGGCCTGACTTTCGGCGCCTGGCGCAAGCGGCTGCTCCTCCAGGAAGCGGTCAACCGTCTGGGCCAGGGGGAGCAGATAACACGGATTGCCTTCGATCTGGGCTACCGGAGCCTGAGCGCCTTTATTGAGATGTTCCGCCGAGAGTTGGGAAGCTCACCTCGCCAGTACGCCCGGCAACAGGAGGCGACATAGCGGATGGCAGCGTGCCCCTGGCAAAACGGCCCGGATACCGCATCGCCGGGCCGTTTCGCAACCGCACAATCTGTTGACTCAAGGGGAAAAAACAAGTAAGTTGGGGGCATTTAACTCTATCGGATTGTCCGCATGCTGCGAGCCTATCTGTTTCTGGTGTTGTTTGTCCCCCTGACATTCCTGCTGGCTTTCAGCGCACTCATCGCCACGCTGTTCGATGCCAGCGGCAGGGCGTATCATTTCCATGCCCGGCTCTGGAGCCGGATCAGCCTGCGGATGGCAGGGGCCAGGATCGAAACCTACGGCCAGGAGCTGATCCCCCGCGGCGAGCCGGTCATCTTCATGAGCAACCACCAGAGCAACTTCGATATCCTGGCCCTGTACCAGGCCATACCGGAGCGGTTCTCCTGGATCGCCAAGGAAGAGCTCTTCAACATCCCGGTCTTCGGCCATTCCATGCGGCGGGCCGGCTACATCCCGCTGGACCGCAGCGACGGCCGGCGCTCCCTGCGCAGCATGGTGGCCGCAGCCGAGCACATCCGCAGCGGGCACAGCGTGGTCATCTTCCCGGAGGGGACCCGCACCAACGACGGCGATCTCCTCCCCTTCAAGATGGGGGGATTTCTCCTCACGGAAAAGGCCAGGGTTCCGATCGTGCCGGTCACCATCAACGGCAGCGGCCGGATCAACCCGGCCAAGGAGATCAGGCTCAAGCCGGGAACCATTTCCATCTCCTTTGCCGAGCCGATCTCCGTGCAGGCGCAGACGGGCCGCAAGCGCGACGACCTTGCCGAGCAGGTCAAGGCGGCCATAAACGCCAATCTGGAGCACTAGACGTGACATTCATCGCCATCGCCCTGATCATCTGCGGCATCGCAGGGGTCGCCTGGGGGCTGCCCGCCCTGCACCGGCTGCGCAAACCTTTTGACATCCTGGCAGCGCTCACGGTGCTGGCCGGCGTCGTCGCCGCCCTTCTCGGCTGCCTGCTGGCAGCGGTGCCCGGATTTTTCGCCGGATGAGCCATCCCATGGACAAACCGAAACATATCGCCCTGAACGTCGCCGTGGCCGGAGTCATCGCACTCCTGCTCATCTGGGGCACGACCCAGTACCGCCAGTGGAGCCAGTTCAACAAAGGCGACCAGGCCCTTGCCAGCGGCGACTACATCGGCGCCATCGCCGGCTACGAAGCTGCCATCCACATGTACACCCCGCTCTCACCGCTGGTGGGGCGTGCTGCGGAAAAGCTCTGGCTTATCGCCCAGACCCTGGAGCAGCGGGGAGACACTGCCAAGGCGCTGGTTGCCTACCGGTCGCTGCGCAGCTCCTTCTACGCCGTGCGCGGGCTGTATGAGCCGGGCAGAGCGTGGATCGACAAGTGCGATGCCCGGATTGCCGCGCTGACAGGCGCTCCGGCGACTCTGCCGCACCAGCCTGCCCGACCCTGAAAGGGGATCACCCATGACCACCGAGAACCGCGACACCACCGGCCTGAAGATCATCCCCCTGGGGGGGCTCGGTGAAATCGGCCTGAACATGGCGATCTTCGAATACGGCGAAGACATCATCGTCGTCGACTGCGGCCTGATGTTCCCCGACGCCTCCATGCTGGGGATCGACCTGGTGGTGCCCGACATCACCTACCTCAGGGAGCGGGCCGACCGGGTCCGGGGCATCTTCCTGACCCATGGCCACGAAGACCACATCGGCGCCCTCCCCTATGTGCTGCCGGAGATCAACCCGCCCCTGTTCGGCACGGCCCTCACCCTGGGACTGGTCAAGGCCAAGCTGAAGGAGTTCGACCTGGACTCCAAGGTGGACCTGCGGGTGATGAAGCCCCGCGGCAAGGCAACGGCCGGCTGCTTCACGGTGGAGTTCATCAGGGTGACCCATTCCATCGTCGACGGCTGCGGCCTGGCCATCCGGACCCCGGAAGGGGTGGTGATCCATACCGGCGACTTCAAGATCGACCAGACCCCGGTGGATGGGGAGCTGACCGACCTGGCCACCTTTTCCCGCTATGGCGAGGCCGGGGTGCTGGCCCTCATGTCCGACTCCACCAACGTCAAGCGCCAGGGGTACACCATCTCCGAACGCTCCGTGGGCGAGGCCTTCCTCGATCTCTTCCCCAAGTGCGACTCCAGGATCATCGTGGCGGCCTTCTCCAGCAACATCCACCGGGTCCAGCAGGTGGTGGACGCGGCCCTGGCCTGCAACCGCAAGGTGCTGCTGAACGGCCGCTCCATGATCGCCAACGTGCAGATCGCCCGTGAACTCGGTTACCTCAGGATTCCCGACGGACTCCTCATCGACCTGAAGGAACTCCCCCGCCTCCCCAGGGAAGAGGTCTGCATCGTCACCACCGGCTCCCAGGGGGAACCGATGAGCGCCCTGACCCGGATCGCCATGGACGACCACAAGCAGATCAAGCTGGAGCGGGGCGATACGGTCATCCTGTCGTCGCGGGTCATCCCCGGCAACGAGAAGACCATCACCGACATGATCAACCACCTCTACCGCCGCGGCGCCGAGGTCTTCCACGAGCAGGTCTCCGAGGTCCATGTCTCCGGACATGCCAGCCAGGAGGAACTGAAGCTGATGTTAAACCTCGTCCGGCCCCAGTGGTTCATCCCGGTGCACGGCGAGTATCGCCACCTGGTCCGCCACGCCCGCCTTGCCCAGCGGGTCGGCATCCCGGCAGAGCGCTGCATCGTCGCCAACAACGGCGACGTCATCGCCTTCTCCCAGGGGGAAGGGTGTGTCCTCGGCCAGGTGGAAAGCGGTCGGATCTTCGTCGACGGCAAGGGGATCGGCGACGTGGGGGAGATCGTTCTCAAGGACCGCAAGCATCTCTCCGAGGACGGCATGGTCGTGGTCATCATCGGCATCGCCCAGTCCAGCGGCGACATCATCTACGGCCCGGATATCGTCTCCCGCGGCTTCGTCTTCGAAGACGAAAGCCAGGATTACCTGGACGCGGCCCGCCAGGTGGTTACCGACACCCTGTCTCAGCTCAACGCCGAGGTAATGGGGGACTGGAACGAGGTCAAGCAGGAGGTGCGGCAGGGGCTGCGCCGCTTTTTCAAAAAAACCATCGAGCGGCGCCCCGTGATCCTGCCGCTCATTCTTGAAATGTAACAAACCCCATGCATACTGGAATGGACCGACGATAAATTGCCATGGAAACCACTGAACCGAAAAAAGAGAAACTGACCAGCGAGATCAAGGGGATGCTCCTGGGGGCAGCCGGGCTCTTCCTGCTGGTGGCGCTGGCATCCTTCAATGCCGACGATCTCTCCTTCAATACCTTCTCGTCGGAGAATGTGATCCGCAACTTCGGCGGCCGGCTCGGCGCCCAGATCGCCGACCTTTTGCTGCAGTTCTTCGGCGTTGCCGCCTATCTGGTGCCCGGCGCCTGCCTGGTAACGGCCTACCGGCTGCTCCGTTTCAAGGAGCTGAAGCTGACCGTCTACAAGTGCTTCGCCTTTGTGGGGCTGCTGGTCTCCCTCTCCGCCCTGTTCGCCTTCAACATCGAGTTCACCGACCTGCTCGGCCAGCGGATCCCCACCGGCGGCGCCATCGGCTACAAGACCGCCTCGCTCCTCAAGGGGCTGCTCGGCGTCACCGGGGCGCTGCTGTTGCTTTTGCCGATGCTGGCCGCCTCCATCACCATCATGTCGCGCTTCTCCTTTGTCCTGTTCGCCGACTGGTGGATCAACGCCCTGGGGGACCGCTGGTCTCGCTACCGCGAGAAACGGGCGCTCAACCGCGAGCTGCTGAAGGACGAAAAGCCGAAAAACAAGGATCGGGACAAGGTGGAACCGGTGATCAAGCCGGTAACCGTGGCACCCGCCCCCTCCCCGGCCACCCAGACCAAGCGGGACAAGCGGGACGAAGAAAAGAGCCGCCCCCAGCAGGAGCTGTTCGATTTCGCCAAGAGCGACGGCGATTTCCGCACCCCGCCGCTCTCCCTCCTGGACCCGCCCCAGGCCAGCAACCGCAAGGTGGACAAGGAAGTCCTCACCATGAACGCCCGGCTCCTGGAGAAAAAGCTTCGGGACTTCGGCGTCGAGGGGGAGGTGGTAGAGATCTGCCCCGGCCCGGTGGTCACCATGTACGAATTCGCGCCCGGACCGGGGATCAAGGTGAGCCGCATCGCCGGGCTCTCCGACGATCTCTCCATGGCTCTGCAGGCGCTCTCCATCCGGATCGTGGCGCCGATCCCCGGCAAAGGGGTGGTGGGAATCGAACTCCCGAACCGCGACCGGGAGATGGTCTCTCTCAAGGAGATCTTTACCAGCGAGGAATTCCAGGCAGGGAAGCACAAGCTCCCGCTGGCGCTGGGGAAAGACATCGCCGGCATCCCGCTGGTGACCGACCTGGCGCGCATGCCGCACCTGCTGGTGGCGGGCGCCACCGGCTCGGGCAAATCGGTCTCCATCAACACCATGATCCTGTCGCTCCTCTACACCGCCACCCCCCGCAACGTCCGGATCATCATGGTCGATCCGAAGATGCTGGAGCTCTCCGTCTATGACGGCATCCCCCACCTGCTGCTGCCGGTGGTGACCAACCCGAAGAAGGCCTCCATAGCCATGCGCTGGGCGGTCGAGGAGATGGGGCGGCGCTACCGGCTCATGGCCGACAAGGGGGTCAGGAACATCGACTCCTACAACAAGGCGCTGGAGCGGGAGGAAAAAGAGACCGCCGAGAACCTGGCCCGCGAGACCGTGGTGGTCGAGGAGGTCGAGGAGCCGGCCGGCGACGAACAGATGGCCATCGAGGCGTTCCTGGAAAAGGACGAGCAGCTGGAGCACGGCCATCTCCCCTACATCGTCATCGTGGTGGACGAACTGGCCGACCTGATGATGGTGGCGGGCCGCGAGATCGAGGAATCCATCGCCCGGCTGGCCCAGATGGCCCGCGCCGCCGGCATCCACCTGATCCTGGCGACCCAGCGGCCGTCGGTGGACGTCATCACCGGCCTGATCAAGGCCAACTTCCCGGCCCGGATCTCCTTCCAGGTATCGAGCAAGATCGATTCCCGCACCATCCTCGACTGCAACGGCGCCGAATCGCTCCTTGGCGCCGGCGACATGCTCTTCCTGCCGCCGGGGACCGCCAAGCTGCAGCGGAGCCACGGCGCCTTCGTCTCCGACGCCGAGGTGCAGCGGGTGGTGGACTTCCTGAAGAAACAGGGGAAACCGGTCTACGACAAGTCGATCCTGGAGGTCAAGGTAGGCGACGACAAGGGGGGCGACGGCGACGAAGAGCTGGACGACCGCTACGACGACGCCGTGGCCCTGGTGGCAGAGGCCAAGCAGGCATCCATCTCCATGATCCAGCGCCGTCTGCGGATCGGCTACAACCGCGCCGCCCGGATCATCGAAAAGATGGAGCAGGAAGGGATCGTCGGTCCCTCGGACGGCACCAGCAAACCACGGGAAGTGTTCATCAACAAGCTGTAAAACGGCCATCAGATCGGCCTCTGCTTACCTGTTCCCGGCCCGGGGAGCAGAAGAAGGAGATCCCATGACCCATTGCCGCAAAGACAATCTGGTCCATTTCGCCGTGACCATCATCAGCAAGGATCGCCCCGGCATCGTGGCAGACGTGACCGAGGTGCTGTTCCGGCTCGGCTGCAACATCGAGGATTCGAGCTGCACCATGCTGGGTGGCGACTTTGCCATGATCCTGGTCGTCTCCCACGACAAGCCGTTTGCCAAGGCGAAGCTGGCGGACGAGTTCAAGCTGCTCCACGAGCGGACCGGGCTGCAGATCCACATCCGCTCCCTCTCCGAAGAGGAGATCTGCCCGGTAAAGGACGAGGGGGAACTCTGCCTGGTCTCGGTCTACGGCTCGGACCAGCCGGGGATCGTCTACCGGGTGACCCGGGCCCTGGCCGATCGCAGGGTCAACATCACCGATCTGAACACCAAGCTGATCGGCACCAGGGAAGAGCCGGTCTATGTGCTGATGCTGGAGGCGA
Coding sequences within:
- a CDS encoding epoxyqueuosine reductase, whose translation is MDEQVRDEIIRCVAESPLNRFPDSTEPYFSAPLVGFAAADDPLFADYKRIIGSFHMTPHEVLQAACGPEARAATVISWVLPITPATRASNRPEKRFPSRAWSQTRTFGEQCNADLRKRLVSWLEAQGYKAVAPQLAPSWQEFAETPVGIASTWSERHAAYAAGLGTFSLNDGLITPVGIAQRCGSVVTDLPLTPTPRTAPHFRHNCLFYREGTCGACIARCPVGALSREGHDKDICRDYVYKTVIAALAKEYGVTATGCGLCQTAVPCEGRIPPGSRRD
- a CDS encoding methyltransferase domain-containing protein, producing MSDFSTISTFYREKSLVQASAGRQLMELLDIQPDADILDVGCGAGNLTTELRELTSGRVAGIDPAEGMIRQSRELCAGKEIEFSVMSADELPFVAEFDILYCSSVFQWFSQPSAVLERFHRALRPAGRVGIQAPATRSYCPNFLRAIEHCRRVPRIDALFAGFRPPWHFRETAGDYRLLFEQAGFRVPFSRIDEERQEYTVDQSLDVFRSGAAAGYLNQDCFSAPLPADFSAQLLQGIRESFVAEANAAGRVELVFHRIYLVAEKE
- a CDS encoding FMN-binding protein, encoding MIPEKLLEILKQDGIVAIATLGPDGPHLVNTWNSYVRIAADGRLLIPAGYMHRTEANITVNPEVLITLGSSKVQGLHGPGAGFLIKGKAAFITSGPDFDLLKSKFDWLRATVAVTPDSITQTW
- a CDS encoding flavin reductase family protein; the encoded protein is MKKSMGAKTLAMPCPVWLVGTYDADGRANFMNAAWGGICCSQPPCVTVSLRRATHSYAAIEARRAFTVSIPSQAQVAEADFGGIASGRDVDKFAACGWTPVRSELVDAPYVGETPLVVECRLLHTLEIGLHTQFVGEIVDIKADESVLGDKGYPDITKVRPIVWDSAHRRYFGLGDSIGTAWEIGKNIGAEEKR
- a CDS encoding cupin domain-containing protein, with the protein product MTITGKNFTAEDAGPLENLLERDFMGFHGKYFIGKELGLTGCEVSLNRLPAGKGMPFVHRHTKNEELYIVLRGSGTFHVDGEEFPISEGSLIRVAPEGERAWKAGAEDLYFICIQAEAGSLTQATLEDGTRLPAKASWMVK
- a CDS encoding flavodoxin family protein, which codes for MKIVSLLGSPRTNSNSTAIARRFMETATSLGAETTEYTLNGLAYRGCQGCYVCKTKLDRCVLNDDLTEVLAAVSEADLVLLATPVYYGEVTSQLKGFIDRTFSYLTPDYRTSPQPSRLSPKKMVFVLTQGHPDEAMFADIFPRYEMFLKWVGFSEVHLIRACGIGPNSVDTVPEHILRQAEETARRLMA
- a CDS encoding methyltransferase domain-containing protein — encoded protein: MSRSHNEEIIDQFSRQAVPFAQVPGHLDAMELLLAMARPSRGDSVLDVACGPGLVACAFAGHSGSVTGIDITPAMIAQAEKRQQEQGLANLFWRVGDVLPLPYEDGCFSLVITRYSFHHFLNPGAVLAEMIRVCRPGGRVLVADVAIAPEKAKAYDCLERLRDPSHTHALTTDEFAALFAGSGLTGCRQSAYGVEIELEAQLRASFPREGDAERLQEMIVSDIGVDALGISPRRQGDTVVYTVPIGVFVGTKKG
- a CDS encoding aminotransferase class I/II-fold pyridoxal phosphate-dependent enzyme; this translates as MFVLDTNDTAPLYRQLYRQIREHVLSGKLPAHTKLPSVRDLAAELSTSRNTVEGAYHELYAEGYIYSRQRSGYFVSALDHEAVTRKPRTKQGRLPHPSPAYTYDFHPARLDPASFPAALWRTCFLECLRGSSRELTGYGDPQGDWGLRLTIQRYLERSRGVLCEPDQIVICAGLQQGLDIVAHVLRADHAAVAVENPGYHLPRAVFSNNAFRVVPIAVGPSGIDLEMLRASDCSIAYVTPSHQLPLGCVMPIANRLNLIDWAESGNRLILEDDYDSELRYHGKPIPSLQGLRPDGNIIYLGTFSKILSPALRLSYMVLPRSLLAPYRALYRDYFSTVSLLEQKTMARFMEQGYWERHVRRMRIVYQKKHDALLDAVAQHFGNKATVIGQGAGLHVVLQLDAKNPGEAEILRRAANNGINLFPFSATCATGEPAATNLMLGFGGMTADGIAQGIKLLSELCF
- a CDS encoding TetR family transcriptional regulator — translated: MDKKDTRTEIVRIGTELISRQGYNATGIEAILKEAAVPKGSFYHYFRSKEDFGLAVIDRFAERFAQRLETFLQDEEVTPLNRIRNFLESGLTRVSQNSCTRGCLIGNLGQEMADLNERFRERLDQVFSLWRAQFAACLRKAQTRGELGEMDVEAVACFILSGWEGAILRAKVMKSPQPMRDFLDILFATTLRPR